The Terriglobus tenax genome contains a region encoding:
- a CDS encoding M20/M25/M40 family metallo-hydrolase, with product MHDSLSQVDPFALTRQLIEIESPTFHENAVGKFLVETLTALGYAVETMPVPQPDPALVPGAGTLPRFNVYAVPPETNPEIVFSTHMDTVPPHVPFREDDDFLYGRGACDAKGIIAAQICASQQLLAQDIPTGLLFLVGEERDSAGAKVANRKPRGSRYLINGEPTDSRLALASKGSLRVDLRAHGKMAHSAYPELGESAIAKLVEVLHDIQQLELPVEETIGPSTLNIGLIAGGRAPNVVPDEAEAHLLIRLVGPAEAMKQLIESTVASRVDISYSFEVPLVRMRALGDIPTMIANFTTDIPSLTAWGEPFLLGPGSIHVAHTPNERISRQELLDCIELYVRLAGMLAAIA from the coding sequence ATGCACGATTCCCTTTCGCAGGTCGACCCCTTCGCACTCACGCGCCAGTTGATTGAAATTGAGTCGCCCACCTTTCATGAGAACGCCGTCGGAAAGTTCCTTGTAGAGACGTTGACCGCGCTTGGCTACGCCGTAGAGACGATGCCCGTTCCACAGCCGGACCCCGCCCTTGTTCCCGGAGCCGGGACGCTGCCACGCTTCAATGTCTACGCCGTGCCTCCAGAAACAAATCCGGAGATCGTCTTCTCCACCCACATGGACACTGTTCCGCCGCATGTTCCTTTCCGTGAAGACGATGACTTCCTTTACGGCCGGGGAGCCTGCGATGCCAAAGGCATCATTGCAGCGCAGATCTGCGCATCCCAGCAGCTTCTTGCACAGGACATCCCAACAGGACTCCTTTTCCTGGTGGGAGAAGAACGCGACTCCGCCGGAGCCAAGGTTGCGAATAGGAAGCCACGCGGCTCACGCTACCTGATCAACGGGGAACCCACCGATAGCCGCCTGGCCCTTGCCTCAAAAGGATCGCTCCGCGTTGACCTGCGCGCTCACGGCAAGATGGCCCACTCCGCCTATCCAGAGCTTGGGGAGTCCGCCATCGCCAAGCTCGTAGAGGTGCTGCACGACATCCAGCAGCTTGAGCTTCCCGTGGAAGAGACGATCGGCCCTTCCACCTTGAACATCGGCCTGATCGCCGGAGGGCGTGCGCCCAACGTTGTTCCTGATGAAGCCGAGGCGCACCTGCTGATCCGTCTCGTCGGTCCGGCGGAGGCGATGAAGCAATTGATCGAGTCCACCGTTGCCTCCCGCGTCGATATCTCCTACTCGTTTGAGGTCCCCCTCGTGCGCATGCGCGCGCTGGGCGATATCCCCACCATGATCGCCAACTTCACCACGGATATCCCCTCGCTCACGGCGTGGGGCGAGCCCTTCCTTCTCGGTCCCGGCTCCATCCACGTTGCACACACGCCGAACGAGCGGATCTCCAGGCAGGAGCTGCTCGATTGCATTGAGCTTTATGTACGCCTCGCCGGCATGCTCGCAGCCATCGCGTAA
- a CDS encoding response regulator transcription factor — translation MRLLIVEDEKRLAENIMQALREAGFAVDHAADGITGSQLATQDVFDAIILDLMLPGKSGKKVLSDIRQMKLHTPVLILTAMEGKETTVDLLNNGADDYLAKPFDLGELLARVKALIRRAKGVPSAVIHIADVEIDTVRQVVKRCGQEIDLSPMEYRILQYLAYRPRAVVSKRELLEHLYDFEWEHHSNVIEAHISNLRRKLNQAGNEPLIETLRHRGYRLSQEASS, via the coding sequence GTGCGTCTGCTGATTGTTGAGGATGAAAAGCGGCTTGCGGAGAACATCATGCAGGCGCTGCGCGAGGCCGGGTTTGCGGTGGACCATGCAGCCGACGGAATTACAGGATCGCAACTGGCGACGCAGGACGTCTTCGATGCCATCATCCTGGACCTGATGTTGCCGGGAAAGAGCGGTAAGAAGGTCCTTTCCGATATCCGGCAGATGAAGCTGCATACCCCGGTGCTGATTCTTACGGCGATGGAAGGGAAAGAGACGACCGTCGATCTGTTGAACAACGGTGCTGACGATTACCTGGCCAAGCCTTTCGACCTGGGAGAACTGCTGGCCCGGGTGAAAGCGCTTATCCGGCGCGCCAAGGGCGTGCCCTCTGCCGTTATTCATATCGCGGACGTGGAGATAGACACAGTGCGCCAGGTTGTGAAGAGATGTGGCCAGGAGATCGACCTTTCTCCGATGGAGTACCGCATTCTGCAGTACCTTGCCTATCGTCCGAGAGCGGTTGTTTCCAAGCGAGAGCTTCTGGAGCATCTCTACGATTTCGAGTGGGAGCACCACTCCAATGTGATTGAGGCGCACATCTCAAACCTGCGCCGGAAGCTGAACCAGGCAGGGAATGAACCACTGATTGAGACGCTGCGGCACCGCGGCTACCGGTTGAGCCAGGAAGCTTCGTCGTGA
- a CDS encoding MBL fold metallo-hydrolase, translated as MNRLRCTHTPLPADSADRMALLRNTDVPRNGLLVWFLGQNGFVLKTSGGALIAIDPYLSDSVAEENPSHPLDLRRTFPAPIAAEHLTVDTVIFTHSHGDHLDLQTVACLPGAPAFLAPWDAEQRLLHAGYDAGRIFLLHPNQEVTVDGVNVKGIFAFPTDTTDLNHIGVLIQPNAGPSFYNTGDTAYAEHLKKLLPAEVDICAICINGGFHNLTHAEAARIIETITPDTVIPTHYDLMACNQSDPEMFRVALQTSSISSRYCRLSTDHMYLFEKDVA; from the coding sequence ATGAACCGGCTACGCTGCACACATACACCTTTGCCCGCTGACAGCGCAGACCGCATGGCGTTGCTCCGCAACACCGATGTACCGCGGAACGGCCTTCTGGTCTGGTTTCTTGGTCAGAATGGTTTCGTACTCAAAACCTCCGGCGGCGCACTGATCGCGATTGATCCGTACCTGAGCGACAGTGTTGCGGAAGAGAATCCGTCTCATCCGCTGGATTTGCGACGCACCTTTCCGGCACCGATCGCCGCGGAGCACCTTACCGTGGACACTGTGATCTTCACGCATTCTCACGGTGATCACCTGGATCTCCAGACCGTCGCATGCTTGCCTGGTGCGCCGGCCTTTCTTGCTCCCTGGGACGCAGAGCAGCGACTCCTTCACGCTGGATACGATGCCGGCCGCATCTTCCTGCTCCATCCCAATCAGGAAGTAACAGTGGATGGTGTCAACGTAAAAGGCATCTTTGCATTCCCCACTGATACTACGGACCTGAACCATATTGGCGTGCTGATCCAGCCGAACGCCGGCCCCTCCTTCTACAACACAGGAGACACGGCCTATGCTGAGCACCTCAAGAAGCTGCTGCCTGCGGAAGTCGATATCTGCGCCATCTGCATCAACGGAGGGTTCCATAACCTGACGCACGCCGAAGCCGCGCGCATCATTGAGACCATTACCCCCGATACCGTCATTCCGACGCACTACGACCTGATGGCATGCAACCAGTCTGATCCGGAAATGTTCCGGGTTGCACTGCAGACATCTTCTATCAGCAGCCGCTATTGCCGCTTGTCCACGGATCACATGTATCTCTTTGAGAAGGACGTGGCATGA
- a CDS encoding sensor histidine kinase produces MRWSNSIARRLIAAVLLLEGLAGVFLIVAVTVNERQNQYKTFDANLRASANSLFGAVQEAGDTGNVSLNQERISLGPHAIYRVMDDRGQVLGMAGVMPDEVPVDGSFLNRKVHRRAYRFFALAGERVVDAGAPGSVVRRVNIVYGQPVDRIWHEVFEATRFFAGATALLLGLTAILLVWMVRRLLSPILLLAGEADKVTSVHWSFTPPETAMQYEELRPLGAAIERTVGRLQRSFEQQRRFTRDAAHELKTDLAIVKSSLQLLTMRERTAEEYAKGLAIGLDDFTRLEETVQKMLILARLEQPADAIPSSCALHQVLQDTVTQSHAFAAMKHIAVSLSPIASVVVGLDSRDAALLCSNLVVNALQHSHDNSQVEVSLRRDGETAILTIRDHGEGIREEDLAHLFEPFYRGDASRSRKSGGTGLGLSICKAICERAGGSIEIANHPRGGAVATVCLPLTERQAE; encoded by the coding sequence GTGAGGTGGTCCAACTCTATTGCGAGACGGCTGATTGCGGCCGTGCTGTTGCTGGAAGGGCTTGCCGGGGTTTTCCTGATTGTTGCCGTCACCGTGAACGAGCGGCAGAACCAGTACAAGACCTTCGATGCCAATTTGCGCGCATCCGCGAACTCATTGTTCGGCGCGGTGCAGGAGGCTGGGGACACGGGCAATGTTTCGCTGAACCAGGAACGCATCAGCCTGGGACCCCATGCGATTTACCGGGTGATGGATGACCGTGGGCAGGTGCTAGGCATGGCTGGTGTGATGCCGGATGAGGTCCCGGTCGACGGTTCTTTTCTGAACAGAAAGGTCCATCGGCGGGCTTATCGTTTCTTCGCATTGGCGGGGGAGCGCGTCGTGGATGCCGGGGCTCCGGGGAGTGTGGTGCGGCGCGTCAACATTGTGTATGGGCAGCCGGTTGACCGCATCTGGCACGAGGTCTTTGAAGCGACGCGATTTTTTGCCGGAGCCACGGCCCTGCTACTGGGCCTGACGGCGATCCTGCTGGTATGGATGGTGCGTCGGCTCCTGTCGCCGATCCTGTTGCTTGCCGGAGAAGCGGATAAGGTGACCTCTGTCCACTGGAGCTTTACGCCTCCGGAAACGGCCATGCAATATGAAGAGCTGCGCCCGCTAGGAGCCGCGATTGAGCGGACTGTGGGACGTTTGCAGCGATCGTTTGAGCAGCAGAGACGCTTCACGCGGGATGCGGCGCATGAGCTTAAAACAGACCTCGCCATTGTGAAGTCATCATTGCAACTGCTTACCATGCGGGAACGTACGGCCGAGGAATACGCCAAGGGCCTTGCGATAGGGCTGGATGACTTTACCCGGCTGGAAGAGACGGTTCAGAAGATGTTGATCCTGGCACGGCTGGAACAGCCTGCCGATGCGATTCCGTCTTCGTGTGCTCTGCACCAGGTACTGCAGGACACGGTGACGCAAAGTCACGCGTTTGCCGCGATGAAGCACATTGCGGTGTCGCTTTCGCCGATTGCTTCTGTTGTTGTCGGCCTGGATTCTCGGGATGCTGCACTCTTATGTTCGAACCTGGTTGTGAATGCGCTGCAGCACAGCCATGACAATAGCCAGGTGGAAGTAAGTCTGCGTCGTGATGGAGAGACAGCCATACTGACGATTCGAGACCATGGAGAGGGCATTCGCGAGGAAGATCTCGCGCACTTGTTTGAGCCCTTCTACCGTGGAGATGCGTCGCGCAGCCGCAAGAGCGGGGGGACCGGCCTGGGACTCTCAATCTGCAAAGCTATTTGTGAACGGGCGGGGGGCAGCATTGAGATTGCCAACCATCCGCGCGGCGGCGCAGTGGCGACGGTGTGTCTTCCTCTCACGGAGAGACAGGCCGAATAG
- a CDS encoding dihydrodipicolinate synthase family protein gives MDVSKANWKLKLSQGAVIPAHPLALTVERKLDERHQRALARYYRAAGADGVAVGVHSTQFEIREKQYGLYQPVLELAADTLKGSDLIMVAGVCGKTDQALAEAKIASDLGYNAALLSLAAMGDAPVDEILAHVRAIGAVMPIIGFYLQPAVGGRIFPYEFWCRFAEIESVIAIKIAPFHRYATQDVLRGVIASGRSEEITLYTGNDDHIVLDLLSPFQYGGKTVRMKGGLLGHWAVWTERAAALHREIKDVVAQGGAIDDQWLIRNGEVTDMNAAIFDVANHFHGCIAGIHEVLRRQGLMQGRWCLNPKEELSPGQMEEIDRVIAAYPHLVDDGFVKQNLDSWLS, from the coding sequence ATGGACGTTTCTAAGGCCAACTGGAAGTTGAAGCTAAGCCAGGGCGCCGTGATCCCTGCCCACCCTCTGGCTCTGACGGTAGAGCGCAAGCTGGATGAGCGCCATCAGCGGGCGCTTGCGCGTTATTACCGGGCTGCGGGAGCAGACGGTGTAGCTGTGGGGGTGCACTCCACGCAGTTCGAGATTCGAGAGAAGCAGTATGGGCTCTACCAGCCCGTCCTGGAGCTTGCCGCGGACACATTGAAGGGCAGCGATTTGATCATGGTCGCTGGTGTCTGCGGCAAAACAGATCAGGCGTTGGCCGAGGCGAAGATTGCTAGCGACCTTGGCTACAACGCTGCCTTGCTGAGTCTTGCAGCCATGGGGGATGCGCCGGTCGATGAGATTCTGGCGCATGTCCGGGCAATAGGCGCGGTGATGCCAATCATCGGTTTCTACCTGCAGCCTGCGGTGGGTGGACGCATCTTCCCGTATGAGTTCTGGTGCAGGTTCGCGGAGATTGAGAGCGTGATTGCAATCAAGATCGCGCCCTTCCATCGCTATGCCACGCAGGACGTACTGCGTGGTGTGATTGCCAGCGGACGCAGCGAAGAGATTACGCTCTACACCGGCAACGATGACCATATCGTGTTGGACCTGCTTTCGCCGTTTCAATATGGGGGCAAGACTGTCCGGATGAAGGGCGGTCTGCTGGGGCACTGGGCTGTGTGGACGGAGCGTGCCGCGGCTCTGCATCGCGAGATCAAGGATGTTGTCGCCCAGGGTGGAGCGATTGATGACCAGTGGTTGATCCGCAATGGAGAAGTGACCGATATGAACGCGGCCATCTTCGATGTTGCAAATCACTTCCACGGATGCATTGCGGGGATTCACGAGGTTCTACGCAGGCAAGGCCTGATGCAGGGCCGCTGGTGCCTGAATCCGAAGGAAGAGCTTTCCCCGGGGCAGATGGAAGAGATCGATCGCGTGATCGCTGCATATCCGCACCTTGTGGATGATGGCTTTGTGAAGCAGAACCTCGACTCCTGGCTCTCGTAA
- a CDS encoding Gfo/Idh/MocA family oxidoreductase encodes MIRRLLVALLTGASVCGGAQDLRLGIVGTDSTHAVEFTRTFNDASAPNHTAGAHVVAAYRGGNPALTLSRDRIERISTTLSHELSIPFVTAIAELCPKVDGILILSVDPASRVREFEQAASCGKPVFLDKPLGGSLPDALRLSRIAARKHVAWFTASALRYSITTPPVSLQAAELWGPGDLGRPDQGYTLDLAWYGIHTLEAMYALLGPGVTQVSRTQHGDADTLHCIWQDGRTATVHLIRPDYSFGALLFQQGANQPERIDLKVSYPALLQQVVLFMKTGKPPVSSEETLEVFRLMQASQVSLRHHGALTALSYPTSQKDK; translated from the coding sequence ATGATCAGGCGTTTGCTTGTCGCGCTTCTTACAGGAGCATCTGTCTGTGGCGGTGCACAGGATCTGCGTCTTGGCATCGTCGGCACGGACTCCACCCATGCCGTAGAGTTCACGCGCACCTTCAATGACGCCTCGGCTCCAAACCACACCGCCGGCGCGCATGTAGTTGCCGCGTATCGAGGAGGCAATCCCGCGCTGACGCTGAGCCGCGACCGCATCGAACGGATTTCGACGACGCTCTCGCACGAGCTCTCCATCCCTTTTGTAACAGCGATTGCTGAACTCTGCCCAAAGGTCGACGGCATTTTGATCCTCAGCGTTGACCCAGCATCGCGTGTGCGCGAGTTTGAGCAGGCTGCCTCCTGCGGCAAGCCTGTCTTTCTCGACAAGCCTCTCGGCGGCTCTCTGCCAGACGCTCTCCGGCTCTCACGTATCGCGGCCAGGAAACATGTTGCGTGGTTCACCGCCTCCGCTCTGCGATACTCCATCACAACTCCCCCCGTCTCTCTGCAGGCAGCCGAACTGTGGGGCCCCGGCGATCTCGGCAGACCCGACCAGGGCTATACATTGGATCTCGCCTGGTATGGCATTCACACGCTCGAAGCCATGTACGCGTTGCTGGGTCCCGGCGTAACGCAAGTCTCCCGCACCCAGCATGGCGATGCGGACACGCTCCACTGCATCTGGCAGGACGGACGCACCGCAACCGTTCATCTCATCCGGCCTGACTATAGCTTCGGCGCACTTCTGTTCCAGCAAGGCGCAAACCAGCCAGAACGCATAGACCTCAAGGTCAGCTATCCAGCGTTGCTGCAGCAGGTGGTTCTCTTTATGAAGACAGGCAAGCCGCCTGTATCTTCGGAAGAAACTCTTGAAGTCTTCCGCCTGATGCAGGCATCCCAGGTAAGCCTTCGCCACCACGGCGCGCTCACGGCACTCAGCTATCCAACATCACAGAAAGACAAGTAA
- a CDS encoding fumarylacetoacetate hydrolase family protein → MKLLRYGAAGAERPGILDSDGNIRDISSIVPDLAGQYLTPEGIGKIAAADTTSLPLVPGNVRLGSCVAQPGKFLCIGLNYSDHAAESGMAVPAEPVLFMKAGSSICGPNDNVIIPRGSVKTDWEVELGVVIGKKAKYVSEAEALNYVAGYCVINDVSERAFQLEGTGQWVKGKSADTFGPTGPWLVTRDEVPDPQALSMWLEVDGHRYQNGTTATMVFGVAHLVSYLSRFMSLHPGDIISTGTPPGVGLGQKPPVYLRPGNVMRLGVAGLGEQQQTVVADE, encoded by the coding sequence TTGAAGCTTCTACGATATGGCGCCGCTGGCGCAGAGCGTCCGGGCATTCTGGACAGTGACGGCAACATCCGCGACATCTCTTCCATCGTCCCCGACCTTGCCGGGCAATACCTCACGCCGGAGGGGATCGGGAAGATTGCGGCAGCGGATACGACATCTCTCCCGCTGGTTCCGGGTAACGTTCGCCTCGGCTCCTGTGTCGCACAGCCGGGCAAGTTTCTCTGCATCGGTCTGAACTACTCTGATCACGCAGCTGAGTCCGGCATGGCTGTGCCTGCGGAACCCGTGCTCTTCATGAAGGCCGGCTCCTCCATCTGTGGCCCCAACGACAACGTCATCATTCCCCGCGGCTCCGTGAAGACGGACTGGGAGGTCGAGTTGGGCGTCGTCATCGGCAAAAAAGCCAAGTACGTCTCCGAAGCTGAAGCGCTGAACTACGTTGCGGGCTATTGCGTCATCAACGATGTCTCCGAGCGCGCGTTCCAGTTGGAAGGCACCGGCCAGTGGGTCAAGGGCAAGAGCGCGGACACCTTCGGCCCAACAGGACCCTGGCTTGTGACCCGCGATGAAGTGCCAGACCCGCAGGCGCTCTCCATGTGGCTTGAGGTGGACGGCCATCGCTACCAGAACGGCACCACCGCCACCATGGTCTTCGGCGTCGCTCACCTGGTCAGCTATCTAAGCCGCTTCATGAGCCTCCACCCCGGCGACATCATCTCCACTGGCACGCCTCCCGGCGTTGGCCTTGGCCAGAAGCCGCCGGTCTATCTGCGTCCCGGTAACGTGATGCGCCTTGGAGTCGCGGGCCTGGGAGAGCAGCAGCAGACCGTCGTCGCCGACGAATAG
- a CDS encoding NAD-dependent epimerase/dehydratase family protein, with protein sequence MILEEKIQNEAELEERLTRPNAADIAAAMQLNGDVLVLGAGGKMGPSLVVRMKRAIQEAGVKHRVIAVVRKDREGVFSAHGDGVDLIETDLLDPESYARMPDAANVVFMAGRKFGSVGDQPMTWATNVWVAGLAANRFRTSRMVAFSTGNVYPFMPVDKPGANEQTPTDPRGEYAQSALGRERIFEYFANAYGTPTLIYRLNYAVDLRYGVLVDIGQKVKDGVEIDVTTGHANVIWQGDANSYCLRSFALCRTPARILNVTGLKTISVREAAEKFGKRFGVTPRFKGEEAPTALLSDARLCTELLGPSELNEDELFEMTADWLEIGGTTLGKPTKFESRDGRF encoded by the coding sequence GTGATCTTAGAAGAAAAAATTCAGAACGAAGCAGAGCTTGAAGAACGGCTCACACGCCCGAATGCCGCGGACATTGCAGCAGCCATGCAGCTCAACGGTGACGTGCTGGTGCTTGGCGCCGGCGGCAAGATGGGGCCAAGCCTGGTGGTGCGTATGAAGCGCGCCATCCAGGAGGCAGGGGTGAAGCATCGCGTCATTGCGGTGGTTCGCAAGGATCGGGAAGGTGTCTTCAGTGCGCACGGTGATGGCGTGGACCTGATCGAGACGGACCTGCTTGATCCGGAAAGCTATGCCCGCATGCCGGATGCAGCGAACGTGGTCTTTATGGCTGGCCGAAAGTTTGGCTCTGTTGGCGACCAGCCGATGACGTGGGCAACCAATGTCTGGGTGGCTGGACTCGCGGCCAATCGCTTCCGCACTTCGCGCATGGTTGCGTTCTCGACAGGCAATGTCTATCCGTTTATGCCGGTCGACAAGCCTGGCGCGAATGAACAGACGCCGACGGATCCTCGCGGTGAGTACGCGCAGTCGGCGCTGGGACGCGAGCGGATTTTCGAGTACTTCGCAAATGCATACGGAACGCCCACGTTGATCTATCGCCTGAACTATGCGGTTGACCTTCGTTATGGAGTGCTGGTCGACATTGGCCAGAAGGTGAAGGACGGCGTGGAGATTGACGTGACCACGGGCCATGCCAATGTGATCTGGCAGGGCGATGCGAATTCCTATTGCCTGCGTTCGTTTGCGTTGTGCAGAACGCCGGCGCGGATTCTGAATGTCACTGGTCTTAAGACAATCTCAGTCCGTGAAGCGGCAGAAAAATTTGGGAAGCGTTTCGGTGTAACTCCGCGCTTCAAGGGCGAAGAAGCCCCCACGGCTTTGCTGAGTGATGCGCGTCTGTGCACGGAGCTGCTGGGGCCTTCTGAGCTGAACGAAGACGAACTGTTTGAGATGACCGCCGACTGGCTTGAGATTGGCGGAACAACTCTGGGCAAACCCACCAAATTTGAGAGTCGCGATGGACGTTTCTAA